In the Ascochyta rabiei chromosome 17, complete sequence genome, one interval contains:
- a CDS encoding Carrier protein, mitochondrial encodes MATATQRAEDVDVIKGADEVSLPQKMLSAVSGSILTSLLVTPLDVVRVRLQSQETPQKTSSHTSRGFNGSTLGQFRDLPPNTGISACCREVFWMNNKAPFCVAGPTMAPINPADLSCAVEEVQRRTINSTWDGLRKIAQNEGPRTLWRGLSPTLVMAVPANVIYFAGYDWLRTAQASPFRQAIPDAYIPLVAGASARTMAAITVSPIEMFKTRMQSANHTATAAGHFRETMDGLREMVGSQGVFSLWRGLTLTLWRDVPFSAIYWWGYEATRNALTDARGRADARNDGFEFRMGRGEEKLKRRSRSRSRENPKDTIVDSFIAGAASGGVAAFVTTPFDVGKTRQQVVQHAGKAAKDAVETVRPEDQSMPRFLMHIYKEQGMSGLFKGWAARSLKIAPACAIMISCYELGKKVFNDANERKHLERS; translated from the exons ATGGCGACGGCCACTCAGCGGGCCGAGGATGTGGACGTCATCAAAGGCGCCGACGAGGTGTCGCTGCCCCAGAAGATGCTTTCGGCCGTGTCTGGGAGCATTCTGACATCGTTACTGG TCACGCCCCTCGACGTCGTCCGCGTCCGTCTACAGTCGCAAGAAACACCGCAAAAAACATCGTCGCACACTTCCCGCGGATTCAATGGCTCCACTCTTGGCCAGTTCCGCGACCTGCCGCCAAACACGGGCATCTCGGCTTGCTGTAGAGAGGTGTTCTGGATGAACAACAAGGCGCCTTTCTGCGTAGCTGGGCCAACCATGGCGCCGATCAACCCAGCCGATCTGAGCTGCGCGGTCGAAGAGGTGCAACGGAGGACCATCAATAGTACCTGGGACGGGTTACGAAAAATTGCACAGAACGAAGGACCACGGACACTATGGCGAGGACTGTCACCGACTCTGGTCATGGCAGTCCCTGCGAACGTCATCTATTTCGCAGGTTACGACTGGTTACGAACAGCTCAGGCGTCGCCTTTCCGCCAGGCCATCCCGGACGCGTACATACCTTTGGTAGCAGGCGCCTCAGCTCGCACAATGGCCGCTATCACTGTCAGCCCCATTGAGATGTTCAAAACCAGGATGCAGTCAGCAAACCACACAGCCACCGCTGCAGGGCACTTTCGCGAAACAATGGACGGGTTGAGGGAGATGGTGGGCTCACAAGGTGTTTTCAGCCTATGGAGAGGTCTCACTTTGACCCTCTGGCGTGACGTACCCTTCTCTGCGATCTACTGGTGGGGCTACGAAGCCACGAGAAACGCCTTGACTGATGCCAGGGGACGAGCGGATGCCAGGAACGACGGTTTCGAGTTCCGCATGGGCCGAGGGGAAGAGAAGCTCAAGCGACGAAGCCGGTCGCGGAGCCGAGAGAATCCAAAAGACACCATCGTTGACAGCTTTATTGCCGGCGCTGCTTCTGGTGGAGTTGCGGCATTCGTCACCACACCGTTCGACGTCGGCAAGACCAGACAGCAAGTCGTACAGCACGCAGGCAAAGCCGCCAAGGACGCTGTCGAGACTGTACGACCAGAAGATCAGTCTATGCCTCGATTCCTTATGCACATCTACAAAGAGCAAGGGATGTCTGGACTGTTCAAGGGATGGGCGGCTCGATCACTGAAGATTGCACCTGCTTGTGCGATTATGATCAGCTGCTACGAGCTAGGTAAGAAAGTCTTCAACGATGCAAACGAGCGCAAACATCTCGAACGATCGTGA